ACTTGGTTGCCCGCGCTGCCTGATTGGCATGGTCAATGGTATCAAAAATCGCGATAGTGCCTAGCAAATTTTGGAAAATCGCATCTAAATTTGGCTGATAAGTCACCAAATCACTTGCAAGCCCCAAGAATCCTTCTGAAGATTCTAGTAAAGAGACTTGCTGTCCAGAAAGCTGACGTGGCTTAATAGTTGTTAGAGGTAAGAAGGTTGCCCGTCCTTGCCGTTTTTCTTTCAAAAATGCGATAGCTCGTTTAGCAGTCGCTTCATCTTCAACGATGACGTTTTGACTAGCACCGCCAAGAGCAATTTCCAAAGCCGTTTGGTAACGAGTATCAAAGGTCAATTGTTCACTGACTGCTCCAATAATTCCTCCTAAGCTTGGCGCCGCCTGTAAGACAGCCTTAACCCCTGCGTAGAAATTGGAATGATTTTTTAAAATAGCTTCTAAACTAGACTGGCGAGCCTGCTTACCTTTCAACTGATCCAGCAAATCAAACAAGCGACCTTGCTCAGCCTGATAAGCAGTCTGGACTTGATCCAATTCTGTTTTTTTGATCTGATAGCCCTCAAGTAACTGGCGTAAAACGTGATCAGCTTCTTCCAAACTTTTCCGACTCTTATCAAGTACTTCTTGAGCTATTTGTTTTTCCGTCTGTAAGCGTGCCAAGTCTTCCGATTTACTCTCAGAAAGACTGATTTGATTGGCAATATCCTGCTGAATCTTGGTCAGACGGTTTGAAGCTTCTGCCTCTTCCTGCATCAGAGCAACATACTGTTCGCGCAGATGATCTAAAACCTGATCAGGATCTTCTGAAAAGTAGGAAATTTCTTTGTCTACCGCAGCAATATCTTCTTTCAAGCTAGACAAGGAACTATCTAATTGCGCAAGTGTTTCTTGCTTTTGCTCAATCTGTTCTGCCAACTGCTCTCGTCGATTCAACAAGTTTTCCAAACGCGCCTGCGCTTCTTGACGACTTGATTCGTTTTGACTAGATTCCAGTTTATGGACCTCAATTTTTCGCTCTAAATCACTGATTAACTTGGTCAAATCCAACAGAACTGCCTGTTCACGCTCCAATTGTTCTGACAGGCGGTGGCGCTTCTCTTTCAAATTCTGATTTTCTTGCTCCAGCTCAGAACGCTGTTTGTAGTAGCTAGTCAATTCAGTTTTGACAGATTCTAGTTCGGCTTCTTTTTCCGATAACTTTTCCTTACCAAGCGACAACTGAGCCACCAAAACATCTAAGTATAATTCCTTACGTTGACCATCTAATTCTAGAAATTTCTTAGCAGTTTGTGCCTGTTTCTCCAATGGTTTGACCTGATTATCCAGTTCATAGATAATATCGTCCAAGCGGTCCAAATTCCCTTGAGCCTGAGCCAGCTTACTTTCTGTTTCTTTCTTACGGGTCTTGTATTTTAAGACCCCTGCCGCCTCTTCAAAAATTGCACGGCGTTCCTCAGGTTTTGAATTAAAAATGGCCTCAACCCGCCCTTGAGAAATAATAGAGAAAGAATCCCGACCCAAGCCAGTATCCATGAAAAGATCATGAATATCCCGTAGACGAACCTTTTTCCCATCAATCAAGTACTCACTATCACCAGAACGATAAATGTGGCGTTCAACCTTAATTTCCTTAGCCTTATCCGCGATAAATCCGCTAGAATTATCCAAGGTCACGACTACCGAGGCATAGTTAAGAGCCTTACGGCTTTCCGTTCCTGCAAAGATAACATCTGGCATCTTGCCTCCACGTAAGCTTTTAGCAGACGACTCTCCCAAGGCCCAACGTAGACTTTCTGTAATATTGGACTTGCCAGAACCATTCGGCCCTACAACAGCAGTCACTCCACGGTCAAAGACGACTTTGGTCTTATCCGCAAAGGACTTAAAGCCCTGCATTTCAATTGATTTTAGATACATACCTATCCTCTAGCCTCCACAGCATTTTTGGCGGCGGCTTGTTCAGCTAATTTCTTAGAGCGACCACGACCACGACCAATCACACGCTGATCAGCAGATACCTCCACTTCAAAGGTCTTATCATGGGCAGGACCAGACTCAGCTATTACTTGATACGAAATAGCAATCTCACCATTGACCTGCAAAATTTCCTGCAAAGCAGTCTTATAGTCGGTCACGCGCTCAAAATTCCCTTTTTCTAAACGAGGAATCATGACCTTATGGATAAATTCCTCCACGGTCTTTTCCCCTTTGTCCAATAGCAGAGCTCCTAAGAACGCCTCGAAAGCATCTCCTAAAATAGTATCGCGATTTCGTCCTCCAGACTTCTCTTCCCCCTTACCAAGACGAAGAAACCGATCAAAACCACAAGCACGTGAAAAACCAGCCAAAGACTCCTCACGTACAAAGGTCGAACGCAACTTGGACATCTCACCTTCGGGTCTATCAGGATATTTTTGATAGAGATATTTGGAAATCATCAACTGGAGAACAGCGTCTCCTAAAAATTCCAAGCGCTCATTATGTGAAATTTTTAGAAGGCGATGCTCATTGGCATAAGAAGTATGGGTAAAAGCCGTTTCTAATAAATTCAAATCCGAAAAATCAATCCCAAAATCAGCCAATAATTTTGCATGTAAATCTTTCATCTATATGCTCCTTTCTAACTTAAACGAAATAGATGGTTTACATTTACTCCGTCCTAACATTATACCATATTTTCCACTGGACTTCTCTTGTCAACTAAGTTTCAGCCAGCACCTCTCCACATCTTTTTGCAAACATTTACATATTCATCAGATTTCGATAAAATGGAAGAAAAAAGAAAAATGTTAACATGCAAAATAAGACAAAACCACTCAATACATCCCTGCTCTCCTTCATCCAGTTCATCGGAGCTATTTTAGTCATCGCCCTCCATTGCCGCAGATTATTTGAAGCAGACCAGTTCCACTTCATCCAAAAATCCATCTTTAGCCGCATGGTCGTTCCCTACTTCATGGTCACAGCCAGCTTCTTCCTCCGACGTAACTATCCCAGCCTCTCCAAACAATACCTGATCCGCTACAGCAAACAATACCTGACCTGGTCCATCCTCTACCTCCCCTTCTACCTCATCTACCTAACACTCCAAGAAATCCCCTTCCCCTACTATCCCCTCGCACTCCTAGTCGGACTGACCTACACCGGCACCAGCTACCAACTCTGGTACATGCCCGCTTTCTTTCTAGGTCTTGTCCTCGTTCATTTTTCCTTGGAGAAATGGGGCTGGCGCATCACAGGTTGTCTAGCCTGCCTTCTCTATCTCCTAGGCTCAGTCGAAACCTACTCCTCCTACCTGGCAGAATCGATTTTCCTGACCGCATTTGACAGCTACAAAACCTTCTTTTTCACCAGCCGCAACGGCCTCTTCTACGCACCGATTTTTGTCCTGACAGGCTTTTATCTAGCCGACAAACTCAATCAACCCATTTTCCAATACAGACAAAAAAACAAACTACTTGTCTGCATAGCTCTTTTAACTTTTGAGGCTACAATCATCTATCTCAATCAGGGCTACGACAAGAACTTTCTATTTAGCCTGATTCCATTCACAGCCTATCTAGTCGCCTGGACTCTAACCACAGACCTCTTCCGCCAGAAAAAATTCCAATTTCTCAAAGAATACGCCAGCTATTATTATTTTATCCATGTTATCCCAGTCGAAATCAGCTTTTTCTTCCTAGAAACTAGTGCCCTGACCAAAATACAGCAAGGTTGGTTAGTCTTCCTTATCACCATCATCACTTGCCAACTGCTCAGCTGGTTAATCATTAATACTCAATGAAAATCAAAAACAGACTAGCTCCAACAGTCTGGGAATAGACTGTTGGAGGTCGGAAATTAGACGAACTTGGTTCGTGACCGTAAGATGCGGATAGAACTGAAGTTCATCAAATCAAGTCAACAACGTCTGATTTTGATTTTCGAAGAGTATAAGCACAAAAGAACCTTGTAAGACTTAACTTACAAGGCTTTTTTACAAATCAAAATCCTCTTTCAACTTATCAATCACCTGTTGGAGTAAATCCCGATTGACACTGTATTTGACATTCTTGTCTTTGGCATTAAAGAGAAGCAGGTCGCCGTTAATCAGCTTTTGAGTGTGGAAGGATACTGCTGCCCCTGTAATAGCCAATCGCTCTGCAATATCCTTGCTCTTGGCATGGGGCTTGGTCAACTCCACCAAGACCTGATAACGCGTGCTATCACTGATGACTTTAAGAGCCGTTGTCAAATCATCCAGATCTAGCTCGTCATTTGAGAGCATTATCTGATCAATTCGACAGGAAGCCAGCAAAGCAACTTTCATATTGTCAAATTGTTCATTACCATAATAAGCAAACCAATAATTCCAAGGACTGAGGACGAAGAATTGGGCAGTTTCCACTCCTAAAGCATCCAAGCCAGTCATGGACAACTGCTTGGACTCTCGATAGAGTTTTTCAATGTCAAATTCCTGAGCAAATTCTTCCCTCTCTGCCCTTGCCTCTTCAAAGTAAGGCTGATAGATTGGAAGCAGCTTGTCTAAGAGAGTGACAGACCGCTCAACAGTTTCCAAAGGATTGCGAATAGCCAGTGACCAGTACCACTTCTCTGCTGGCTTTTTATCCGTTTTTTCCAAGAGTTCCATGAGGCTGAGGTCTTTCTCGCGATGTCCGTCATTTTCAGACGCCAACATGGTCCGCATGGCCTCTTCTACTTCTTCTTGAGACAGCTTTACAATCAACTGACAGGCTTCCTCAATCGTTTTTGGATCCTGCCCATCATTCAAGAGATAGAAATAAAGACTATGCAAAATGTTAAAGATATGACCCCAAACAAAGACCTCGTTGACTTCCTGACGAAAATCTGTCAACTTTTCTTCAATCTCATCACGAATGTCCAAGGCATCTTTGAGAATGTCTCTCTCTTTTTGTGACAAATCCACCTCAAACGGCTCCTCACGCTCCTTAACAATCAAGGGAATAAAGAACTTTTCGACAATCTCGCTTCTATAATCTCGGTAATCTAATTTCATACGCATACTTTCTAAACTTGAGCTACTTCATTTTTAGGTTTATGACCCACAAGAATAGTATAGCCTACTAGCCCCACAGAAAGCAAGAGGAAGATAAGGGAGATGCTTGTGACAGACAAAAGTGTCACCATCAGAGCTACCAAGGCTTGACCTGCAAGCATGCCAATATTAAATATAGTCCCCATTCCTGCATTGATTGTCGCCAATTTATCCTCTGGCAATTCATTCATTATCAGGGCATACAATTTTGGATTGATAATACCAGCCGTCATGGTATTGAGTAAGATAACTACCATTACAATATAGATATTATGAAAGTAAAATCCGACAAACAGCATGACCGACAAACCTGTACAAAATTTGAGCAGGTTGGATAAGCTGACATGTTTGAAGAAAGCCATGCCTAAACTAGAACCAAGGATGTAGCCGACAGAAAAGAGATTAAAGACCAAGGCAAGAGTTATTCCAGAATTGACAATCACGAAGTCTGGAAATTCCTTCATAGCCAGGATAACCAAGGGAGATACGGCACTAATAACCGTATTGATACCCGCAATGGTCAGAATAGAAGTCTTTAGTACAGGGATGTTTTGAATGGCTTGATAAGATTCTTTTAGGCTCTGACCGACTCCTTTGATAAGGCCTGCTTCTGTTTCAGTTTGTTCAACTTCTTGGATAGGATTTTCTTTCAACAACTTGGCAAAAGCTGGACGAAGACCTGACATAATCGCAAGACTGACCAAGAAGGTCCCTGCATTGAAAAAGGCGAGATTCTGGTAAGACATGAAGCCGATGAGAATAGCACCGCTAGATCGAAAGACAATCATCAAGATGCCGCCCACGGTATTCTTAAAAGCCATGGCTGTTTCACGGTCTTCTGCTGCAACAACCCGCAGGCTAAGTGGCATATAAAGACCGTTTTCATATTGGCCAGCCAAGTCAGACAGGAAATTCACCATACAAACGACTGCTACAATCCAGAGAGCTGGTGTAAATCCCATTAGGAAGCCAACAAGTGCATATAAACCGAAACGTACAACTAAGGTAGCTAGAATGGTATCCAATTTGTTTTTTGTCCGATCAGCCCAGATTCCCATAAAAAGTCCCGACAAGATTGGCAGAGTTTCAGAAACCGTAATCATAGCCAGAGCAAACTTGGTATCTGGTAGAAACAGGACATAGTTCATCAGAGCTAGATAGTAAAGCGTATCTCCAAAGTTGGAAATCACATCTGCTAGGTAACTGAACAAGAATATTTTATTACAGATAATTTTTTTCACAAGCGATTTTCCTTCTAGTAGTCAAATTTTTCTATCTATGCACTAGCTACAATCTTTTCAGGATTTTTTCCTGTAAAAATGCTATATCCCAACAATCCCACAGAAAGCAAGAGGAAGATAAGGGAAATACTGGTCGGAGACAAGAACATTACCATCAATGACACCAAGGCTTGACCTGCTACCATACCAATCTGACAGAAGGCATCAATCCCTCCACCAACTGTCGCCAATTTATCCTCTGGCAATTCATTCATAACCAGAGCACCCATTTTCGGATTGAAAATTCCCAAAGTCATTGCCGTTACGAAGAGAACAGCTAGCACCATATAGATATTGTGAAGAAAAATCCCTGAAAAAAGTAAGACTGGCATAAGAGTAGAGAACTTGAGCAGGTTGATTAGACTGACATTTTTAAAGGCTGCCATCCCCACGCTTGAACCCAAAATACTACCAACTGAGAAGAGAATGGAAATCAAAGCCACCGTTGTCCCCGCATTGACAATTACAAAATCTGAAAACTCCTTCATATTTAAAACCACCAAGGGAGAGAGAGCTGTAAAGATGGCATTCAAGCTAGCAATGGTGATGATTGACGCTTTAAGTACGGGAATATTCTGCACAGCTTGGTAGGATTCTTTGAGGCTCTGACCAATTCCTTTGACAATCCCAGCTTCAGTTTCTACTTGCTCGGCCTGCTGGATAGGATTTTCTTTCAGTAATTTAGCAAAAGCTGGACGAAGAATTGCCATAATAGCCAGACTAACCAAGAAGGTACCAGCATTGAAGAAGGCAAGTTGTTGATAAGACATAAATCCGATCAGGATGGCTCCGCTGGCTTGAAATGCAATCTGAAAGAGTGATTTGACTGTCATTTTGAAGGCCATGGCTGTTTCGCGATCCTCTGCTGCCACAACCCGCAGGCTGACAGGCAGATAAAGACCATTTTCATATTGACCTGCCAAATCAGACAAGAAGTTGATGACACATACGACTGCTACAATCCAGAGAGCTGGGGCAAAGCCCATTAAGAGACCAACAAGGGTATACAGGCCGACACGAACCAGCAGGGTTGCAAGAATGGTATCCAATTTATTTTTCGTCTTATCTGCCCAAATCCCGATAAAGAGACCTGCCAAAATCGGCAAAGTTTCAGAAGCCGTAATCATAGCCAAGGCAAACTTGGTATCTGGTAGAAACAGGACATAGTTCATCAAAGCCAGATAGTAAAGCGTATCTCCAAAGTTAGAAATCAAGTCTGCCACAAAGCTAGATAGAAATAATTTATTGTTGACTAGTTTTTTCATAAACATCTCCTTAAACTTAGATTAAATATTTGTTTAATATTATTTTACACTTTATTTAAATAAAGTCAATACTTAATTTTATAAAAATTAAATATTTTTTAAGCATTTGTTTAATTTTTGTTCCATCTGACTTTTTCTTGACAAGATTAGCACAGTTTGTTATAGTATTGTTCGGGCACCTCTTTTGAGAGGTCGGAGAAAAGGCTCCCTAGTTTTAGGGAGCTATTTTTGTTTTTCCCAGAGAAAATTACACATTTGGAGGACTTATTGGATGAAGAAAATCGCATTTGATTCAAATAAATATTTGAATTTGCAACGTGACCATATTTTAGAACGAATTGCTCAGTTTGAAGGCAAGCTCTATATGGAATTTGGCGGAAAAATGCTGGAAGATTTCCACGCAGCCCGTGTTTTACCTGGCTATGAACCAGATAACAAAATCAAACTCCTCCAAGAGTTGAAAGACCAAGTAGAAATCGTCATCGCCATCAATGCCAGTAATATCGAACATTCTAAGGCACGTGGCGACTTGGGTATTTCTTATGACCAAGAAGTCTTCCGCTTGATTGACACCTTCAATGATATTGATATTTATGTTGGTTCTGTCGTCATTACCCAATACCGCAACCAACCAGCTGCGGATGCCTTCCGCAAGCAGTTGGAAAAACATGGTATCAAGTCCTATCTCCACTACCCAATCAAAGGCTATCCTTCTGATATTGACCACATCATCTCACCAGAAGGTATGGGCAAAAATGACTACATCGAAACCAGTCGCAATCTCGTCGTTGTTACCGCACCTGGACCTGGTTCAGGTAAATTGGCGACTTGTATCTCCCAACTTTACCACGACCAACTGCACGGCGTAACATCAGGCTATGCTAAGTTTGAAACCTTCCCTGTCTGGAACTTGCCTCTCCACCACCCAGTCAACCTGGCCTATGAGGCGGCAACTGCCGACCTGGACGACCTCAACATGATCGACCCCTTCCACCTGCAAACCTACGGCAAAACTGCGGTCAACTACAACCGTGACATCGAAGTATTCCCTGTCCTCAACCGTACCTTTGAACGTATTTTGAACAAATCACCATATGCCTCACCGACAGACATGGGGGTCAACATGGTGGGCTACTCCATCGTAGACGAAGAGGCTGCGATCGAAGCATCCAAGCAAGAAATCATCCGCCGCTACTACCAGACCTTGGTTGATTTCAAGGCAGAGCGGGTGAGCGAGCAAGCAGTTAAAAAGATTGAGCTCCTCATGAATGAAGTCGGTGTGACACCAGCCGATCGTAAGGTTGTTATCGCTGCGCGCGAAAAAGCAGAGCTGACAACTAGCCCTGCCCTTGCTATTCAGTTGCCAACTGGAGAGATTGTAACAGGTAAAACATCAGACCTCCTCAAACCAACTGCAACTGTTCTTCTCAATGCCATCAAGCAAATCGCACAAATCGATGATGAAACACTTCTCATCGAACCAAATTACATCCGCCCAATTCAAGAATTGAAGGCAGATTATCTGGATAAAACCAATACACGACTCGATGCAAGTGAGATTCTTAACGCCCTTGCCATCACTGCACAAGACAGCCCTCTTGCAGCGAGTGCCATGAAAGAATTAGGGCAATTAAATGGTAGCGAAGCCCATTCGACTGTTATCCTATCCGATGAAGATAAGAGTGTCCTTCGTAAGCTTGGGATCAATTTAACATTTGATCCAATTTACCAACACAATAAGTTTTATCAGAAAAACTAAGCACAAAAATAGACTTGCCTCGGCAAGTCTATTTTTGTTATAGAAAAAACAAGGATATTTCTACCCCTGTTTTCCCTTTTTATCTATTAGTTGAAATCAACATACTCTTTTTGAAGTTCAAGAACTTCTTCTGCCGTTGCACATTCTGTCAAGGCACGGTGAGCATATTCTTCCATCTTAGCTGTATCAAGTTTCTTCATAAGGCTACGTGTACGAAGTACAGATGTTGCACTCATAGAGAACTCATCCAAGCCCATACCTACAAGAAGTGGAACAGCTTGTTGGTCACCAGCCATCTCACCACACATACCAGCCCATTTGCCTTCTGCATGCGCAGCCTTGATAACGTTGTTGATCAAGCGAAGGATTGATGGGTTGTATGGTTGGTAGAGGTATGAAACTTGCTCGTTCATACGGTCTGCAGCCATTGTGTACTGGATAAGGTCGTTCGTACCGATTGAGAAGAAGTCAACTTCTTTTGCAAATTGGTCTGCAAGCATTGCTGCTGCAGGGATTTCAATCATGATACCAACTTGGATATCATCTGCAACTGCTACACCTTCAGCCAACAAGTTTGCTTTTTCTTCTTCAAGGATTGCTTTTGCTGCACGGAATTCAGTCAACAAGGCAACCATTGGGAACATGATACGAAGTTTACCATGTACAGATGAACGAAGAAGGGCACGCAACTGAGTACGGAACATTTGGTTGCCGGTCTCAGAGATAGAGATACGAAGGGCACGGAAACCAAGGAATGGGTTCATTTCGTGTGGAAGGTCGAAGTAAGGAAGCTCCTTATCACCACCAATATCCATTGTACGAACCACAACAGGCTTGCCATTCATACCTTCAAGAACAGCCTTGTAAGCTTCGTATTGCTCATCTTCTGTTGGGAAGTCTTGCGAATCCATGTACAAGAATTCTGTACGGTAAAGACCAACTGCTTCAGCACCGTTATCGTTTACACCTTCAACGTCTTTTGGTGTACCGATGTTTGCTGCCAATTCAAAGTGTTTGCCGTCAGCTGTAACTGTTTGAGCATCTTTCAAAAGAGCCCATTCAGCTTTTTGCTTAGCATAGGCTTCACCAGCTGCTTTAAATTCTGCAATCACTTCTTCAGAAGGGTTAATCACTACATCACCTGTGATACCGTTAACAGCCAATACATCACCGTCTTTAACGATTTCAGTAATGTTATTTGTACCCAAAACAGCAGCAATTTCAAGTGTACGAGCCATGATAGCTGAGTGACTTGTACGACCACCAATGTTCGTTACAAAAGCTTTTACAAACTGTTTGTTTAATTGCGCTGTATCTGAAGGTGTCAAGTCATGCGCGATAACGATTGACTCTTCGTCGATAGTTGCTGGGTTTGGCAAGCGAACACCAAGCAAGTGTGCCAACACACGTTTTGCTACGTCACGAATATCTGCAGCACGCTCTTGCATGTATGGGTTATCTTCCATACCTTCAAAGATAGCGATAAACATATCCGTAACTTCTTTCAAACCAGTCTCAGCGTTTGTTTTCTTCGCACGAATTGTTTCCTTAATCTGACCAATCATTTCTGGGTCAGCAAGAACCATCAAGTGTGCATCAAATACGGCTGCGGCCTCTTCACCTAGGCTAGCTACTGCGTTCTCACGAATAACAGAAAGCTCGTTTTGAGATGCTTCTAGAGCAGCATCCAAACGAGCTTCCTCTGCATTTGTATCTTCAACTGTAACAGTTTCGAAGGACAAATCTGGCTGAACGAGTAGATATGCCTTAGCAACAGCAACACCATCTGATGCTGCGATTCCTTTAAGCATTTCTGTCATATTCTTATGCCAATCCTTCTTTTTCCATTGTTTCAGTGATAGCTGCGATTGCGTCGTCAGCATCAGCACCTTCAGCAGAGATTGTTACGTCAGCGCCTTGACCAACACCAAGACTCATAACACCCATGATAGATTTAAGGTTAACAGACTTTTCTTTGTAGTTCAAAGTGATGTCTGAAGCAAACTTACTAGCTGTTTGCACAAGCAAAGTTGCCGGACGTGCGTGGATACCTGTTTCTGCCACAATGTGGAAGTCTTTTGAAGCCATATTTGGATTCTCCTTTATTTTTACAAAATTGTGAGTTATTTGTGATAACCCTTACAAAGGACATTATACCACTTTTTGAAATCATTTTCAAGATTTTTTTACCTTTCTTTCATGTTTCTGTCATAAAAAGAGAGGTTCATTTTACTTTTTCTTCATTAAATAGAATCTATTAGAACTTCTGAAAATTGACTAGTAGATAGATGAGCAACGTCCAAAATTTTAGCAAAATCAAGCGTAACATTTTTATTTATAAAAGCGTCTTCCAAGGCCTGAATAATCAAAGTTGCCGCTTCTTTCCAGCCTATATATTCCAACATCATACAAGCCGAAAGCAAGAGGGAACATGGATTAGCCAGATCCTTTCCTGCAATATCAGGAGCAGTTCCATGTGTCGCTTCAAAGATAGCATGACCTGTCTGATAATTAATGTTAGCACCTGGTGAGATGCCTATTCCTCCGACCTGTGCCGCAAGAGCATCTGATGCATAATCTCCATTTAGATTTGTAAGAGCAACCACTTGGAAGTTTTCCGGCGCCAATAAAATCTGCTGCAGAAAGTTATCCGCAATAATGTCATTTACTACCAAAGTCCCCTCTGCAAGTTCTGTAGCAAATTCTTCTTTCGCCAATTCATAACCCCACTTGCGGAAACCGCCTTCTGTAAACTTTTGAATATTTCCCTTATGAACTAAGGTCACTATCTTCAGTTGATGTTCTAAGGCATATTCTATTGCAGAGCGAATGAGGCGTTTACTCCCTTCTTCCGAAATCGGTTTGATACCAATACTTGAAGATTCTGGAAAACGAATATTTACCACTCCCATTTCTTCTTGCAGAAAGGAAATGACTTTGGCAACTTCATCTGAACCAGCCTCCCATTCAATACCTGCATAAATATCTTCTGTATTTTCACGAAAAATAGTAATATCTGTCTTTCCAGGCTCTTTCAGCGGACTTGGCACTCCCTTAAAATAGCGAATCGGGCGCACACAGGCATACAAATC
This region of Streptococcus suis genomic DNA includes:
- a CDS encoding DUF1846 domain-containing protein, with the translated sequence MKKIAFDSNKYLNLQRDHILERIAQFEGKLYMEFGGKMLEDFHAARVLPGYEPDNKIKLLQELKDQVEIVIAINASNIEHSKARGDLGISYDQEVFRLIDTFNDIDIYVGSVVITQYRNQPAADAFRKQLEKHGIKSYLHYPIKGYPSDIDHIISPEGMGKNDYIETSRNLVVVTAPGPGSGKLATCISQLYHDQLHGVTSGYAKFETFPVWNLPLHHPVNLAYEAATADLDDLNMIDPFHLQTYGKTAVNYNRDIEVFPVLNRTFERILNKSPYASPTDMGVNMVGYSIVDEEAAIEASKQEIIRRYYQTLVDFKAERVSEQAVKKIELLMNEVGVTPADRKVVIAAREKAELTTSPALAIQLPTGEIVTGKTSDLLKPTATVLLNAIKQIAQIDDETLLIEPNYIRPIQELKADYLDKTNTRLDASEILNALAITAQDSPLAASAMKELGQLNGSEAHSTVILSDEDKSVLRKLGINLTFDPIYQHNKFYQKN
- the ptsP gene encoding phosphoenolpyruvate--protein phosphotransferase, with protein sequence MTEMLKGIAASDGVAVAKAYLLVQPDLSFETVTVEDTNAEEARLDAALEASQNELSVIRENAVASLGEEAAAVFDAHLMVLADPEMIGQIKETIRAKKTNAETGLKEVTDMFIAIFEGMEDNPYMQERAADIRDVAKRVLAHLLGVRLPNPATIDEESIVIAHDLTPSDTAQLNKQFVKAFVTNIGGRTSHSAIMARTLEIAAVLGTNNITEIVKDGDVLAVNGITGDVVINPSEEVIAEFKAAGEAYAKQKAEWALLKDAQTVTADGKHFELAANIGTPKDVEGVNDNGAEAVGLYRTEFLYMDSQDFPTEDEQYEAYKAVLEGMNGKPVVVRTMDIGGDKELPYFDLPHEMNPFLGFRALRISISETGNQMFRTQLRALLRSSVHGKLRIMFPMVALLTEFRAAKAILEEEKANLLAEGVAVADDIQVGIMIEIPAAAMLADQFAKEVDFFSIGTNDLIQYTMAADRMNEQVSYLYQPYNPSILRLINNVIKAAHAEGKWAGMCGEMAGDQQAVPLLVGMGLDEFSMSATSVLRTRSLMKKLDTAKMEEYAHRALTECATAEEVLELQKEYVDFN
- a CDS encoding phosphocarrier protein HPr — translated: MASKDFHIVAETGIHARPATLLVQTASKFASDITLNYKEKSVNLKSIMGVMSLGVGQGADVTISAEGADADDAIAAITETMEKEGLA
- the icd gene encoding NADP-dependent isocitrate dehydrogenase; translated protein: MAEKILMREGRLIVPDCPVIPYIEGDGIGRDIWSVSQKVIDAAVKKAYAGQRSIQWREVFAGEKAYELTGTSLPNETLSIIREYLVAIKGPLGTPIGKGHRSLNVALRQELDLYACVRPIRYFKGVPSPLKEPGKTDITIFRENTEDIYAGIEWEAGSDEVAKVISFLQEEMGVVNIRFPESSSIGIKPISEEGSKRLIRSAIEYALEHQLKIVTLVHKGNIQKFTEGGFRKWGYELAKEEFATELAEGTLVVNDIIADNFLQQILLAPENFQVVALTNLNGDYASDALAAQVGGIGISPGANINYQTGHAIFEATHGTAPDIAGKDLANPCSLLLSACMMLEYIGWKEAATLIIQALEDAFINKNVTLDFAKILDVAHLSTSQFSEVLIDSI